From a region of the Rathayibacter sp. VKM Ac-2804 genome:
- a CDS encoding polyprenyl synthetase family protein, whose product MNHSTRLVDRVQFRIDEFLTGRTPILRSIGEDVSALGDLSRDFLSGGKRFRARFCEAGWTAVSAVPSDVHRSASDPIARVGASLELFHAAALVHDDVIDNSDTRRGAPAAHRRFSALHEDGGWSGSADEFGRSSAILLGDLLLVWSDEIFADAEWALEDRTAAARARAEFNLMRTEVTLGQYLDILEESAWVRHPEHEHLERSERVVVFKSAKYSIEAPLAIGGSLGGGDDAQIDALRGFGLPLGIAFQLRDDVLGVFGDPVVTGKPAGDDLREGKRTVLLGLARAAASSSERDELDAVVGRTDARADDIARAQEIVAGSGALDRLEERIAREVAAALAVLPDAPLREEGLAELRELADRVTARTA is encoded by the coding sequence GTGAACCACAGCACTCGTCTGGTCGATCGCGTCCAGTTCCGAATCGATGAATTCCTCACCGGGCGCACGCCAATTCTGCGCTCCATCGGAGAGGACGTCTCCGCCCTCGGCGACCTTTCGCGGGACTTTCTCAGCGGGGGCAAGCGCTTCCGGGCGCGCTTCTGCGAGGCGGGCTGGACGGCGGTCTCCGCGGTGCCGAGCGACGTCCACCGGAGCGCGTCCGATCCGATCGCGCGCGTCGGCGCGAGCCTCGAGCTCTTCCACGCCGCGGCGCTCGTCCACGACGACGTGATCGACAACTCCGACACCCGCCGGGGGGCGCCGGCGGCGCACCGCCGGTTCTCCGCGCTGCACGAGGACGGCGGCTGGTCGGGCTCGGCGGACGAGTTCGGCCGCTCCTCCGCGATCCTGCTCGGCGACCTGCTGCTGGTCTGGTCGGACGAGATCTTCGCGGACGCCGAGTGGGCGCTCGAGGACCGCACCGCGGCGGCGCGGGCCCGCGCAGAGTTCAACCTGATGCGCACGGAGGTGACGCTGGGCCAGTACCTCGACATCCTCGAGGAGAGCGCGTGGGTCCGCCACCCTGAGCACGAGCACCTCGAGCGCTCGGAGCGCGTGGTGGTCTTCAAGAGCGCCAAGTACAGCATCGAGGCGCCGCTCGCCATCGGCGGCTCGCTCGGCGGCGGCGACGACGCCCAGATCGACGCGCTGCGCGGATTCGGCCTGCCGCTCGGCATCGCCTTCCAGCTGCGCGACGACGTCCTCGGCGTGTTCGGCGACCCGGTCGTGACGGGCAAGCCGGCGGGCGACGACCTCCGCGAGGGCAAGCGGACCGTGCTGCTCGGCCTCGCCCGCGCCGCGGCGTCGTCGAGCGAGCGCGACGAGCTCGACGCCGTCGTCGGCCGCACCGACGCGAGGGCCGACGACATCGCCCGGGCTCAGGAGATCGTCGCCGGCTCCGGAGCGCTCGACCGGCTCGAGGAGCGCATCGCCCGCGAGGTGGCGGCGGCCCTGGCCGTGCTGCCCGACGCCCCGCTGCGCGAGGAGGGCCTGGCGGAGCTGCGCGAGCTCGCCGACCGCGTCACCGCGCGCACGGCGTAG
- a CDS encoding Rv2175c family DNA-binding protein, with product MTDSSAASASPSTPEIEWLTVPDLVEVTGLGVSRVRRLLEERHLLGTRRDGRLVVPSVFLRDGEPLSEIRGTAILLSDQGFSDDEAIDWLLADEDSLGTSPVQALLAGRKAEVRRVAQALA from the coding sequence GTGACCGACTCGTCCGCTGCCTCCGCCTCCCCGTCCACTCCCGAGATCGAGTGGCTGACCGTTCCCGACCTGGTCGAGGTCACCGGTCTCGGCGTCAGCCGGGTGCGCCGCCTCCTCGAGGAGCGCCACCTGCTCGGCACGCGCCGCGACGGCAGGCTCGTAGTCCCCTCCGTCTTCCTCCGCGACGGCGAGCCGCTGAGCGAGATCCGCGGCACGGCGATCCTGCTCTCGGACCAGGGCTTCTCGGACGACGAGGCGATCGACTGGCTGCTCGCGGACGAGGACAGCCTCGGCACCAGCCCCGTGCAGGCGCTGCTCGCCGGCCGCAAGGCCGAGGTGCGCCGCGTCGCCCAGGCGCTGGCCTGA